AGCGTTCTGTTCGGTGGCAGTTACTGCTGGAAGATGATCTTGATCGAGATGGTATTCCCGAAACCCACATGATCGATGATGGCACCGGCTTCGACATTGCCCCAGGCGATGGCATCTATACCGCCATGTACGAGCGGGATGGAATAACTGTGGTCTGGACGGTCGAGACGGATCGCCCCGGACCATTGGGTGAAACCAGTATGGTCAGGATTCAGGCGGTGGCATCGTATCTCGGGCGGAACAAGGAGAAACGGGAGGTCCAGATGGCGACAATGCGGGCGAATCCCAGTTATGTGGGGTACCGATGAGTCACGGTAGGCCCATCCTTAATCCGATACAACGGCAGTCTGCTCCTGAGATGGCACTTGCCCAGTCTGGGTTCACCATGATTGAGGTGATACTCAGTTTGGCGATCGGGGTCGCAGTAATGGCGGCCACCTTAGACATCTTCACTGTGGCCAAAACCCATGCAGACAATCAGTTCGCGGCAATCAGACAACAGCAAGATATGCGACTAGGCCTGGAAGTCTTCGAGCAGGAGGTTCGGCTCGCAACTCCCGAATCGATCGAGATCGCCGACTCAGATCGGATTCTGTTCCATGCGAATCTCGGCGCACTTCGGACCAATACGACCGGCGCTCTTCTCCCAGGGCAGTCCGTGATTGCCGTGCAGGATGGTAGTGGATGGGGCGTCGGAAAGACCATCATGATTTGTGGTCTATCGAATTGCGAGTCACATCGGCTCGCACGGGCAGGGCAACGGAACCAATTGACATTGCTCGAGCCGCTTGGAGCAATGTTCCCTGCGGGGGCGAGTGTGGAAGTTCGTAATCGGGTCATTTACTACGCC
The Candidatus Nitrospira nitrosa DNA segment above includes these coding regions:
- a CDS encoding type IV pilus modification PilV family protein → MNSTGISLVEVMVAMMISGIALMGTLGAVEISSRYARQSVMNSQALELVHGRLEAKRSVRWQLLLEDDLDRDGIPETHMIDDGTGFDIAPGDGIYTAMYERDGITVVWTVETDRPGPLGETSMVRIQAVASYLGRNKEKREVQMATMRANPSYVGYR
- a CDS encoding PilW family protein — encoded protein: MSHGRPILNPIQRQSAPEMALAQSGFTMIEVILSLAIGVAVMAATLDIFTVAKTHADNQFAAIRQQQDMRLGLEVFEQEVRLATPESIEIADSDRILFHANLGALRTNTTGALLPGQSVIAVQDGSGWGVGKTIMICGLSNCESHRLARAGQRNQLTLLEPLGAMFPAGASVEVRNRVIYYAKRDEDGVTQLMRMVDGGASVMIGRLMDVQLSYWDEMGKRTNAISRVKRIELEIDSDQFRGRMLRDVSIQS